The following proteins come from a genomic window of Bradyrhizobium paxllaeri:
- the ftsZ gene encoding cell division protein FtsZ, with the protein MALNLTPPDISELKPRITVFGVGGAGGNAVNNMITAGLQGVDFVVANTDAQALTMSKAQRIVQMGTQVTQGLGAGSQPDVGAAAAQEVIDELRDHLTGANMVFVTAGMGGGTGTGAAPVIAKTARDMGILTVGVVTKPFHFEGQRRMRTAEAGIAELHKVVDTLLIIPNQNLFRVANEKTTFADAFAMADQVLYSGVACITDLMVKEGLINLDFADVRAVMREMGKAMMGTGEATGEKRALTAAEAAIANPLIDDSSMKGARGLLISITGGKDLTLFEVDEAATRIREEVDQDANIIVGATFDESLDGIIRVSVVATGIDQSQIARNAGTPAAAAAAAPAATSPASPDNRLAELTARLRADNARLAERAQKLEPTAAPQMIAPAPAAAPAPRGNVERAALAAIAAAVGTEPAQAAPIQPASYGDVTVRPIAQKPTLFPDHKEAAQPEPPAAPETFIPQAAERPPLRTPRMPKFEDLPMPAQAEIRQARGEAEEEHPQKSKLSLLQRLANVGLGRRDEENEPPIAARASGPAMAPLPPLPERKPQRTVAQQMANHDPVSEYAKRPAPQGLDAHGRPAPVAPAPQGDDHLDIPAFLRRQAN; encoded by the coding sequence ATGGCACTCAATCTGACACCCCCTGACATCAGCGAGCTGAAACCGCGGATTACCGTCTTCGGCGTCGGTGGAGCAGGCGGCAATGCCGTCAATAACATGATCACCGCCGGGTTGCAGGGGGTCGATTTCGTCGTCGCCAACACCGACGCGCAGGCGCTGACCATGTCGAAGGCGCAGCGTATCGTGCAGATGGGCACCCAGGTGACGCAGGGCCTCGGCGCGGGGTCCCAGCCTGATGTCGGCGCGGCGGCGGCGCAGGAGGTCATCGACGAGCTGCGCGACCATCTCACGGGCGCCAACATGGTGTTCGTCACCGCCGGCATGGGCGGCGGCACCGGCACTGGCGCAGCTCCGGTGATCGCCAAGACCGCACGCGACATGGGCATCCTCACCGTCGGCGTCGTCACCAAGCCGTTCCACTTCGAAGGCCAGCGCCGCATGCGCACCGCCGAAGCAGGCATTGCCGAGCTGCACAAGGTGGTCGACACGCTGCTGATCATCCCGAACCAGAACCTGTTCCGGGTCGCCAACGAAAAGACCACCTTCGCCGATGCCTTCGCGATGGCCGACCAGGTGCTCTATTCGGGCGTCGCCTGCATCACCGATTTGATGGTCAAGGAAGGCCTGATCAACCTCGACTTCGCCGACGTCCGCGCCGTGATGCGTGAGATGGGCAAGGCGATGATGGGCACCGGCGAGGCAACCGGCGAGAAGCGTGCGCTGACCGCAGCCGAGGCTGCGATCGCCAACCCGCTGATCGACGATTCCTCGATGAAGGGTGCGCGCGGCCTCTTGATCTCGATCACCGGCGGCAAGGACCTGACCCTGTTCGAGGTCGACGAAGCCGCTACCCGGATTCGTGAGGAAGTCGACCAGGACGCCAACATCATCGTCGGCGCTACCTTCGACGAATCGCTCGACGGCATTATCCGCGTGTCCGTGGTCGCGACCGGCATCGACCAGTCGCAGATCGCGCGCAACGCTGGCACCCCGGCCGCCGCTGCGGCTGCTGCCCCGGCCGCGACCAGCCCGGCTTCGCCGGACAACCGGCTGGCCGAACTGACCGCTCGCCTGCGCGCCGACAATGCGCGTCTGGCCGAGCGCGCCCAGAAGCTCGAGCCGACGGCTGCGCCGCAGATGATTGCTCCCGCACCGGCCGCTGCGCCGGCACCCCGCGGTAACGTCGAGCGCGCGGCGCTCGCCGCGATCGCCGCGGCGGTCGGCACGGAGCCGGCGCAGGCCGCACCGATCCAGCCGGCCTCCTATGGCGACGTCACGGTCCGCCCGATCGCGCAGAAGCCGACGCTGTTCCCGGATCACAAGGAAGCCGCCCAGCCCGAGCCGCCGGCTGCGCCCGAAACCTTCATCCCGCAGGCGGCCGAACGTCCGCCGCTCCGCACGCCGCGGATGCCGAAGTTCGAGGATCTGCCGATGCCGGCACAGGCCGAGATTCGACAGGCCCGCGGCGAAGCCGAGGAAGAGCATCCGCAGAAATCCAAGCTGTCGCTGCTGCAGCGGCTGGCCAATGTCGGCCTCGGCCGCCGCGACGAGGAGAACGAGCCGCCGATCGCGGCGCGTGCCTCAGGACCTGCGATGGCGCCGCTGCCGCCGCTCCCCGAGCGCAAGCCGCAGCGGACCGTTGCCCAGCAGATGGCGAATCACGACCCGGTGTCGGAGTACGCAAAGCGCCCGGCGCCGCAGGGTTTGGACGCCCATGGCCGCCCCGCACCTGTTGCCCCGGCGCCACAGGGAGACGACCATCTTGATATCCCCGCCTTCCTGCGACGGCAGGCCAACTGA
- the ftsA gene encoding cell division protein FtsA, translating to MTGLDRNQTPKTRPVDHKRTALVASLDIGTSKIACMIARLKPSPPSEALRGRSHAVELIGYSQIQSRGVKAGAVVDLAECEQAVRQTVALAERMAKVRVESVLLSVSGGRLQGQLVEAAADIRGGAVTADDVTRVTSTGMRHATGEGRTVLHALPVGYALDGVKGIRDPRGMVARQFGVDMQVVTVDATVARNLMLVVERCHLNVEAMAASPYVAGLSVLTDDEADLGAAVVEMGAGSTTIATYSGGRFVHASGFALGGQHVTMDLARGVGACIADAERIKTLYGTVLTGGSDARELMSVPTAGEEHDTPQIVSRATIANIVRHRAEEIFEMVRDRLADSPFAAEPRARVVLSGGASQLTGTVELATRILNRPVRIGRPLGFGRLPNEAKSASFAVPAGLLVYPQYAHLEHVEPRHTRQLKTGTDGYFGKVGRWLREGF from the coding sequence ATGACCGGCCTCGATCGCAACCAGACCCCGAAGACGCGGCCCGTCGACCACAAGCGCACGGCGCTGGTGGCTTCGCTCGATATCGGCACCAGCAAGATCGCCTGCATGATCGCGCGGCTGAAACCGTCGCCGCCGAGCGAGGCGCTGCGCGGCCGCAGCCATGCGGTGGAATTGATCGGCTACAGCCAGATCCAGTCGCGCGGCGTCAAGGCCGGCGCGGTGGTCGATCTCGCCGAATGCGAGCAGGCGGTGCGGCAGACGGTGGCGCTGGCCGAGCGGATGGCCAAGGTCCGCGTCGAGTCAGTCTTGCTGTCGGTTTCCGGCGGCCGGCTGCAGGGCCAGCTCGTGGAAGCTGCCGCCGATATCAGGGGCGGCGCGGTCACGGCCGACGACGTAACCCGCGTGACGTCCACCGGCATGCGCCATGCCACCGGCGAGGGGCGCACGGTGCTGCACGCGCTCCCGGTTGGCTACGCGCTCGACGGCGTCAAGGGCATCCGCGACCCCCGCGGCATGGTGGCCCGGCAGTTCGGCGTCGACATGCAGGTGGTGACGGTGGATGCCACGGTTGCCCGCAATCTGATGCTGGTGGTCGAGCGCTGCCATCTCAACGTCGAGGCCATGGCGGCGAGTCCTTATGTCGCAGGGCTTTCCGTATTGACCGACGACGAAGCCGATCTCGGCGCCGCCGTGGTCGAAATGGGCGCGGGTTCGACCACGATCGCGACGTATTCCGGCGGCCGTTTCGTGCATGCCAGCGGTTTTGCACTCGGCGGCCAGCACGTCACGATGGATCTTGCACGCGGCGTCGGCGCATGCATTGCGGATGCCGAGCGAATCAAGACGTTATATGGCACCGTGCTGACCGGCGGGTCCGACGCGCGCGAGCTGATGTCTGTACCGACTGCGGGCGAGGAACACGATACGCCGCAGATCGTTTCGCGCGCCACGATTGCCAACATCGTCCGGCATCGCGCCGAGGAGATTTTTGAAATGGTCCGGGACCGGCTCGCGGATTCCCCCTTTGCGGCAGAGCCGAGGGCGCGGGTCGTGTTGAGCGGCGGCGCCTCCCAGCTCACCGGCACCGTGGAACTCGCCACCCGCATTCTCAACCGGCCGGTCCGGATCGGCCGTCCGCTCGGTTTCGGCCGGCTGCCCAACGAGGCCAAGAGCGCCTCGTTCGCGGTGCCCGCAGGTCTCCTGGTCTATCCGCAATACGCTCATCTGGAACACGTCGAACCGCGGCATACGCGGCAGCTCAAAACAGGGACTGACGGCTATTTCGGAAAGGTCGGACGATGGCTTCGCGAGGGCTTCTGA
- a CDS encoding cell division protein FtsQ/DivIB, giving the protein MDGAGRLTRSVRSVRPQADLKAAAIGAAVLLREWLGRRARARTPAKPVIDREPSNRLVRLVERYLPNRLGVALTVLMLLGSAGLGIVKGGHLDAFTAALSDTRNALANSAGFRITEVVINGRRQLSQDEVLAIGGVNGRSSLLFLDAATLRDKLKANPWIADATILKLYPGQLQIDLVERTAFALWQQGGRLAVISEDGAVLEPYVSRRFVTLPLVVGKGADLKARDFLALLDRYPQVRSVTKAAILVGERRWNLRLKDGLDIRLPENDVGNALAMLSKLDKEDRLFSRDIVAVDMRLPDRLTVQLSEDAAKAREELFKDKKTKKKPGDSA; this is encoded by the coding sequence ATGGATGGTGCAGGACGCCTCACGCGGTCGGTGAGATCGGTGAGGCCCCAGGCTGACCTGAAAGCAGCCGCTATTGGAGCGGCCGTGCTGCTGCGCGAGTGGCTGGGCCGTCGCGCCCGTGCCCGTACCCCGGCCAAACCCGTGATCGATCGCGAGCCGTCGAATCGCCTGGTCCGTCTGGTCGAGCGCTATCTGCCGAATCGCCTCGGCGTCGCCTTGACCGTCCTGATGCTGCTCGGCAGCGCCGGCCTTGGCATCGTCAAGGGCGGTCACCTCGACGCATTCACGGCCGCGCTCAGCGACACCCGCAACGCGCTGGCCAACTCGGCCGGATTCCGCATTACCGAAGTCGTCATCAATGGCCGCAGGCAATTGAGCCAGGACGAGGTGCTCGCGATCGGGGGCGTCAATGGCCGCTCGTCGCTGCTGTTCCTCGACGCCGCCACCCTGCGCGACAAGCTCAAGGCCAATCCGTGGATCGCGGATGCGACCATCCTGAAGCTCTATCCCGGCCAGTTGCAGATCGACCTCGTCGAGCGCACGGCGTTCGCGCTGTGGCAGCAGGGCGGCCGGCTGGCCGTGATCTCCGAGGACGGGGCGGTGCTGGAGCCCTATGTGTCGCGCCGCTTCGTGACGCTGCCGCTGGTGGTAGGCAAGGGCGCCGACCTCAAGGCCCGCGATTTCCTCGCGCTGCTCGACCGCTATCCGCAGGTCCGCAGCGTCACCAAGGCTGCGATCCTCGTCGGCGAGCGGCGCTGGAATTTGCGGCTGAAGGATGGCCTCGACATCCGCCTGCCGGAAAACGACGTCGGCAATGCGCTGGCCATGCTCAGCAAGCTCGACAAGGAAGACCGGCTGTTCTCGCGCGACATCGTCGCCGTCGACATGCGCCTGCCGGACAGGCTCACGGTGCAATTGTCGGAAGACGCGGCGAAGGCCCGCGAAGAGCTGTTCAAGGACAAGAAGACCAAGAAGAAGCCGGGTGATTCAGCATGA
- a CDS encoding D-alanine--D-alanine ligase family protein, which yields MRTTILFGGTNKERLVSVASAQALHRALPEADLWFWHVADTVHDVGSKALLGHSRPFEDEFNPGNRGMALEAALDKAKAEDRVLVLGLHGGRAENGELQAMCELRGIPFTGSGSASSNLAFDKTAAKRFAAIAGVATPAGIELENLDAAFAEYGRLIAKPARDGSSYGLIFVNAKQDLVAVRNAAKTEEYLIEAYIAGVEATCGVLEQSDGTIMSLPPIEIVPGEGAFDYTAKYLLKSTQEICPGRFSPEITAQLQDQALRAHKALSCTGYSRTDFIVSEKGLVYLETNTLPGLTAASLYPKALKVQGIEFPDFLRDQIALAERRSRGRA from the coding sequence ATGCGGACGACCATTCTCTTCGGCGGCACCAATAAAGAGCGACTGGTTTCGGTGGCGAGCGCGCAGGCGCTGCACCGCGCCTTGCCGGAAGCCGATCTCTGGTTCTGGCACGTGGCGGACACCGTCCACGACGTCGGCTCGAAGGCGCTGCTCGGGCATTCGCGTCCCTTCGAGGATGAGTTCAATCCGGGCAATCGCGGTATGGCGCTCGAGGCGGCGCTGGACAAGGCGAAGGCCGAAGATCGCGTGCTGGTGCTCGGGCTGCACGGCGGCCGGGCCGAGAACGGCGAACTGCAGGCGATGTGCGAACTGCGCGGCATTCCCTTCACCGGCTCCGGTTCGGCGTCTTCAAACCTCGCCTTCGACAAGACCGCGGCGAAACGATTTGCGGCGATTGCCGGTGTCGCAACGCCGGCTGGCATAGAACTGGAAAACCTTGACGCGGCGTTTGCCGAGTACGGCAGGCTGATCGCAAAGCCGGCGCGCGACGGTTCGAGCTATGGCCTGATCTTCGTCAACGCGAAGCAGGACCTCGTCGCGGTCCGCAACGCTGCCAAGACTGAAGAATATCTGATCGAGGCGTACATCGCGGGCGTGGAAGCAACCTGCGGCGTGCTGGAGCAATCGGACGGGACAATCATGTCGCTGCCGCCGATCGAGATCGTTCCAGGGGAGGGCGCGTTCGATTACACGGCGAAATATCTGCTGAAATCGACTCAGGAGATCTGCCCGGGGCGCTTCTCGCCTGAAATCACCGCCCAGCTGCAGGATCAGGCACTTCGCGCGCACAAGGCGCTGTCGTGCACCGGCTATTCCCGGACCGACTTCATCGTCTCGGAAAAGGGGCTGGTTTATCTGGAAACCAACACCTTGCCGGGCCTGACCGCGGCCTCGCTCTACCCGAAGGCGCTGAAGGTCCAGGGGATAGAATTTCCGGATTTCCTGCGCGATCAGATCGCCTTGGCCGAACGGCGCAGCCGCGGCCGGGCTTGA
- the murB gene encoding UDP-N-acetylmuramate dehydrogenase codes for MTFPDITSDLKAAMPQLRGRLLANQSLAELTWFRVGGPAQVLFTPADEDDLAYFLRLLPKELPVYVVGVGSNLIVRDGGMEGVVIRLSPRAFGETRAEGGIVSAGTAALDKRVAETAASANIGGMEFFFGIPGTIGGALRMNAGANGGETKDVLLDAIGIGRDGTRHVFSNADMKFVYRNSGVDPSIIFTSARFRGKITDTETIRARMNEVQNHRETAQPIREKTGGSTFKNPPGNSAWKLIDAAGCRGLRVGGAQVSEMHCNFLINTGNATGHDIETLGETVRERVKANSGIELHWEIKRIGIPV; via the coding sequence GTGACATTTCCCGACATCACCTCCGATCTGAAAGCCGCGATGCCGCAATTGCGCGGGCGGCTCCTGGCGAACCAGTCGCTCGCCGAGTTGACCTGGTTTCGCGTCGGCGGGCCGGCGCAGGTGCTGTTTACGCCGGCGGATGAAGACGATCTTGCCTACTTCTTAAGGCTGCTTCCGAAGGAGTTGCCGGTCTATGTCGTCGGCGTCGGGTCCAACCTGATCGTGCGCGACGGCGGCATGGAAGGCGTGGTGATCCGCCTGTCGCCGCGGGCCTTCGGCGAGACCCGAGCGGAGGGCGGCATCGTCAGCGCCGGCACGGCCGCGCTCGACAAGCGCGTGGCGGAAACCGCGGCAAGCGCCAACATCGGCGGCATGGAATTTTTCTTCGGCATTCCCGGCACCATCGGCGGCGCGCTGCGGATGAATGCCGGCGCCAATGGCGGCGAGACCAAGGATGTCCTGCTCGACGCCATCGGCATCGGCCGCGACGGCACCAGGCATGTCTTCTCCAATGCCGACATGAAGTTCGTCTATCGCAACAGCGGCGTCGACCCGTCGATCATTTTTACCTCCGCGCGTTTCCGCGGGAAGATCACCGACACTGAGACCATTCGCGCGCGGATGAACGAGGTGCAGAATCACCGCGAAACCGCTCAGCCGATTCGCGAAAAGACCGGTGGCTCCACCTTCAAGAATCCGCCCGGCAACAGCGCCTGGAAACTGATCGACGCCGCCGGCTGCCGGGGCCTGCGCGTCGGCGGCGCGCAGGTCTCGGAAATGCACTGCAATTTCCTCATCAACACCGGCAACGCCACCGGCCATGATATTGAAACCTTGGGCGAAACCGTGCGCGAGCGGGTTAAAGCGAATTCTGGCATAGAGCTACACTGGGAAATCAAGCGGATCGGGATTCCGGTCTGA